A stretch of DNA from Oryzomicrobium terrae:
CGTGGCCGCGAGGAAATCCTCAAGGTGCACATGCGCAAGGTGCCGGTGGCTGCCGACATCAAGGCCGACATCATCGCCCGCGGTACCCCCGGCTTCTCCGGTGCCGATCTGGCCAACCTGGTGAATGAGGCCGCCCTGTTCGCCGCTCGTGCCAACAAGCGCCTGGTGGACATGGATGACTTCGAGAAGGCCAAGGACAAAATCATGATGGGCGCTGAGCGCCGCAGCATGGTAATGACCGAGGAAGAGAAGAAGAACACCGCCTACCACGAGTCCGGCCACGCGGTGGTGGCGAAGATGCTGCCCAAGTCCGACCCGGTGCACAAGGTCACCATCATCCCCCGCGGCCGTGCCCTGGGCGTGACCATGCAGTTGCCGGAGCAGGACCGCTACGCCTACGACCGCGGTTACCTGCTCGACCGCATCGCCGTGCTGTTCGGTGGGCGCATCGCCGAAGAGTTGTTCATGAACCAGATGACCACCGGCGCTTCCAACGATTTCGAGCGGGCGACCCAGATGGCCCGGGACATGGTGACCCGTTACGGCATGTCCGATGCCCTGGGGCCCATGGTCTATGGCGAGAACGAGGGCGAAGTGTTTCTTGGCCGTTCCATCACCACCCACAAGAACGTTTCCGAGGCCACCTTGCAGAAGGTCGACGGGGAAATCCGCCGTATCATCGACGAGCAGTACGCCCTGGCGCGCAAGATCCTCGACGATAACCGGGATAAGGTGCATGCCATGGCCAATGCCCTGCTCGAACTGGAAACCATCGACGCCGAGCAGATCGATGACATCATGGCCGGCAAGCCGCCGCGTCCGCACCGTCGTTCCAGCACCACGCCGACGCCTTCCCAGGACGATTCGCCGGGGGCCGCCCCCAGTGCTGCCGCCACGGTCTAACACCGTAGGCAGGCCTGCTTCTCCACGGGCCGGGTTTTTCCCGGCCCGTTTTGTTTTTGTTCATTTGTTGTGGCTGTCATGAAATACCTGCACTGCGCTGCCTACCGCCTCCCACTCGATCGTCCCCTGGTAATGGGAATTGTCAATCTCACCCCGGATTCCTTCACCGGGGACGGTGTGGCCGGAGGAGGCCAGGCCAGCGTGGTGGAGGGGGCCATCGCCCATGCCCGGGCACAGTGGGAGGCGGGGGCGGATATCCTCGACCTGGGGGCGGAATCTTCCCGCCCCGGTGCGATAGCGACGCCGCTCCAGGAGGAGCTGGACCGGTTGCTGCCGGTCCTCGAAGCCATTGTCGGCTGGGGCGTGCCGATCTCGATCGACACCTATAAGCCCGAAGTGATGCGTGCCGCCATTGCGGCGGGCGCAGCCATGATCAACGATATCTGCGGCCTTACCCGTCCGGGCGCAATTGATGCGGTAGCCTCGTCGGATGTGGGCGTATGCCTGATGCACATGCAGGGCGAGCCCGGCACGATGCAGGCGGCTCCCCACTACCAGGATGTGGTGGGGGAGGTGACCGCCTTTCTGCAAGACCAAGTGGCGGCGTGTCGGGGGGCTGGTATCGCCGATGAACGCATCGTGCTCGATCCCGGCTTCGGTTTCGGCAAAACCCTGGAGCACAATCTCGCCCTGCTGCGTGATCTGCCGGCCACCTCGCCGGAGGGGCTTCCCATTCTCGCTGGCATGTCACGCAAGACCATGATCGGCCAGATGACCGGCCGGCCGGTCGAGCAGCGCCTACCCGGGAGCCTGGCCGCGGCCTTGCTGGCTGCCGAAGGTGGCGCGAAAATCATCCGTGTTCATGACGTGGCCGCCACCCGGGATGTACTGACCGTGTGGCAGGCCGTGCGCCAGTCATAGTCCTCGCCTCAGCGACGACATCTAACAATATCAAGGGGGTTTCTTCATGAGCCGTAAATATTTCGGCACGGACGGCGTGCGTGGCCGGGTTGGGACTTTTCCCATCACTCCGGATTTCGTGATGCGGCTGGGCTATGCTGCCGGGCAGGCACTGATGGAGCGATGGGAGAGCGGCAAGGCTGGAGCTGAGCGGCCGGCGGTACTGATCGGTAAAGACACGCGGATTTCCGGCTACATGCTCGAAGCTGCCCTGGAGGCCGGTTTTTCCGCCGCAGGGGTGGATACCTGCCTGACCGGCCCCTTGCCAACCCCGGCGATTGCCTACCTGACCCG
This window harbors:
- the folP gene encoding dihydropteroate synthase, coding for MKYLHCAAYRLPLDRPLVMGIVNLTPDSFTGDGVAGGGQASVVEGAIAHARAQWEAGADILDLGAESSRPGAIATPLQEELDRLLPVLEAIVGWGVPISIDTYKPEVMRAAIAAGAAMINDICGLTRPGAIDAVASSDVGVCLMHMQGEPGTMQAAPHYQDVVGEVTAFLQDQVAACRGAGIADERIVLDPGFGFGKTLEHNLALLRDLPATSPEGLPILAGMSRKTMIGQMTGRPVEQRLPGSLAAALLAAEGGAKIIRVHDVAATRDVLTVWQAVRQS